A genomic region of Chitinimonas arctica contains the following coding sequences:
- the msrP gene encoding protein-methionine-sulfoxide reductase catalytic subunit MsrP, with translation MPAYRPAAIAPSEITPESIYLNRREWLQGSAGLALASLLPSAEAAAPAALPTFYKSRYSTSEAKNSFEEVTHYNNFYEFGTDKSDPAEHAGSLRTRPWTVETSGEIGKPRRYDLDELIKLAALEERIYRLRCVEGWSMVIPWIGLPLSALLKQLQPNSRGKYVEFTSLLAPDQMPGQKSRTLDWPYIEGLRLDEAMHPLTILAVGLYGRPLPNQNGAPIRLVVPWKYGFKSIKSIVRIRLVEQQPVSSWTRSIPTEYGFYSNVNPEVDHPRWSQASERRIGEFLKRKTLMFNGYADEVASLYKGMDLRRNF, from the coding sequence ATGCCCGCCTATCGTCCCGCCGCCATCGCCCCCAGCGAAATCACGCCGGAAAGCATCTATCTCAATCGCCGCGAATGGCTGCAAGGCAGTGCCGGCCTGGCGCTGGCGAGCCTGCTGCCGTCCGCCGAGGCGGCGGCGCCAGCTGCCTTGCCGACCTTTTACAAAAGCCGCTACAGCACCAGCGAGGCGAAGAACAGCTTTGAAGAGGTCACCCACTACAATAATTTCTATGAATTCGGCACCGACAAAAGCGACCCGGCCGAGCACGCCGGCAGCCTGAGAACCCGGCCCTGGACCGTGGAAACCAGCGGGGAGATCGGCAAGCCTCGCCGTTACGATCTGGATGAGCTGATCAAGCTGGCGGCGCTGGAAGAGCGCATCTACCGCCTGCGCTGCGTGGAGGGCTGGTCCATGGTCATTCCCTGGATAGGCCTGCCGCTATCCGCGCTGCTCAAGCAGCTGCAGCCCAACTCGCGCGGCAAGTATGTCGAATTCACCAGCCTGCTGGCGCCCGACCAGATGCCGGGGCAAAAGAGCCGGACGCTGGACTGGCCCTATATCGAAGGCCTACGCCTGGACGAGGCGATGCATCCGCTGACCATCCTGGCCGTCGGCCTGTATGGCCGGCCGCTACCGAACCAGAACGGGGCACCCATCCGCCTGGTGGTGCCGTGGAAATATGGCTTCAAGAGCATCAAGTCCATCGTCAGGATCCGCCTGGTGGAACAACAGCCGGTGAGCAGCTGGACACGCAGCATTCCCACGGAATACGGCTTCTATTCCAACGTCAATCCAGAGGTGGACCACCCGCGCTGGAGCCAGGCCAGCGAGCGCCGCATCGGTGAATTCCTCAAGCGTAAGACCTTGATGTTCAATGGCTATGCTGATGAGGTCGCTTCCTTATACAAAGGCATGGATTTACGGCGGAATTTTTAG
- the pyrC gene encoding dihydroorotase, translating into MQTLTLIRPDDWHLHLRDGAALQAVLPDTARRFGRAIVMPNLKPPVRTVADAAAYRDRILAALPAGMRFEPLMTLYLTDVTPPDEIARVAESGFVKAIKLYPAGATTNSDQGLTDIAKAMPTLAAMAELGVPLLVHGEVTDPAVDVFDREAVFIEQVMKPLLEKLPTLKVVFEHITTRQAANFVWSAPANVAATITAHHLLMNRNALFQGGIRPHHYCLPVLKRESHREALLEVATSGSPKFFLGTDSAPHGKRTKEAACGCAGMYTANNGIELYAEAFEAAGALDKLEGFASRFGPLFYGLPANDDTITLVKESTPVANELPYLADDTLVPLRAGETVAWRLQD; encoded by the coding sequence GATACCGCCCGCCGTTTCGGCCGTGCCATCGTGATGCCCAATCTGAAGCCGCCCGTGCGCACGGTGGCCGATGCCGCCGCCTACCGCGACCGTATCCTGGCCGCCCTTCCCGCCGGCATGCGCTTCGAGCCGTTGATGACGCTATACCTGACCGATGTCACCCCGCCCGATGAAATCGCCCGGGTGGCGGAGAGCGGTTTCGTCAAAGCCATCAAGCTCTACCCGGCTGGCGCCACCACCAATTCGGACCAGGGCTTGACCGATATCGCCAAGGCCATGCCTACACTGGCGGCCATGGCCGAACTGGGCGTGCCCTTACTTGTGCATGGCGAGGTGACCGACCCGGCGGTCGATGTATTCGACCGGGAAGCGGTATTTATCGAGCAGGTGATGAAGCCCTTGCTGGAGAAGCTGCCGACGCTGAAAGTGGTGTTCGAACATATCACCACCCGCCAGGCGGCGAATTTCGTCTGGAGCGCGCCGGCCAATGTCGCCGCCACCATAACCGCGCACCATCTGCTGATGAATCGCAATGCGCTGTTCCAGGGCGGTATCCGGCCGCACCACTACTGTTTGCCGGTACTCAAGCGCGAGTCGCACCGCGAGGCTTTGCTGGAAGTGGCCACCAGCGGCAGTCCGAAGTTCTTCCTCGGTACCGACAGTGCGCCGCACGGCAAGCGCACCAAGGAGGCTGCTTGCGGTTGCGCCGGGATGTATACCGCCAACAATGGCATCGAACTGTATGCCGAAGCCTTCGAGGCGGCCGGTGCCCTGGACAAGCTGGAAGGTTTTGCCAGCCGTTTCGGCCCGCTGTTCTACGGCCTGCCGGCCAATGACGACACCATCACGCTGGTGAAGGAAAGCACGCCGGTGGCGAACGAGCTGCCCTATCTGGCGGACGACACCCTGGTACCGCTGCGGGCTGGCGAAACGGTTGCGTGGCGGTTGCAGGATTGA